From a single Asticcacaulis sp. MM231 genomic region:
- a CDS encoding GH36-type glycosyl hydrolase domain-containing protein codes for MSLIDFDADRCVLSSPTAMPLAAGFLWNPHMMIHMTARGYATAQFMQPEPSKYARAQIMEAKHFMLPEQGTYAHHPGRFFYVKDRETGALFSAPYEPVRAPVEAFAFEVTPTSLHWTVTRPGLRIELTLTLTVDDACELWEVRLINSGARPRNVSFYPAFPIGLMSWMNQSANYHTGHQGIVADCVTAYQKIEDYFKNKNLKDKVFLLSEQTPLAFETRQARFEGEGGLHKPDAVMAEQMGDGVALYENPIAALQFDHELDKGESVTHRFLFGPAFDDTEITRLKTRYLSQDGLATARAEYAVYMAAGAKSINIDSSDPQLDAFVNTWLPRQVYYHGDTNRLSTDPQTRNFLQDAMGSAYVSPKTARKTLLKALSQQHANGSMPDGITLYDGAELKYINQVPHTDHSVWLALFLEAYLDETNDYAVLDELVTDKETQTARSVRDRISAANQWLIQAVDHRGLNFIDQGDWNDPMNMVGWKGKGVSGWLTLATAHSLRLWSQILERDGRDGSAFAKASQAFNDAMNTHLWDGDWYGRGITDDDVKFGIKTDVEGRIYLNPQSFALMSGAADADKQKRMVAAVEDQMETPYGVEMIAPAYTHMREDVGRLTQKFPGVAENGSVYNHAAVFYIYSLYQVNETEKAFELLRKMLTGPNDEDYLRRGQMPVFVPNYYRGAHRQHPEASGRSSHLFNTGTASWLYRSLIEGLFGLKGCREGLRIAPQLPASWPSARVTRHFRGATFEVEITRGTPALNVDGEIVTGKLIRDIVAGKTYQVSVTI; via the coding sequence GTGAGCCTGATCGATTTCGACGCCGACCGCTGCGTCCTCAGCAGCCCTACCGCCATGCCGCTGGCCGCCGGCTTCCTGTGGAACCCGCATATGATGATCCATATGACGGCGCGCGGTTACGCCACGGCGCAGTTCATGCAGCCGGAACCGTCGAAATATGCCCGCGCCCAGATCATGGAGGCCAAGCACTTCATGCTGCCGGAACAGGGCACCTATGCCCATCACCCCGGCCGCTTCTTCTACGTCAAGGACCGCGAAACCGGCGCGCTGTTTTCGGCCCCCTATGAGCCGGTGCGCGCGCCCGTCGAGGCATTCGCCTTCGAGGTGACGCCGACCAGCCTGCACTGGACCGTCACCCGCCCGGGCCTGCGTATCGAATTGACCTTGACCCTGACGGTCGATGACGCCTGCGAACTGTGGGAGGTCCGGCTGATTAACAGCGGCGCACGCCCTCGCAATGTCAGTTTTTACCCCGCCTTCCCCATCGGCCTGATGAGTTGGATGAACCAGTCGGCAAACTATCACACCGGCCATCAGGGCATCGTCGCCGACTGCGTGACCGCCTATCAGAAGATCGAGGACTACTTCAAAAACAAGAACCTCAAGGACAAGGTGTTTCTGCTCAGCGAACAAACGCCTCTGGCCTTTGAAACTCGGCAGGCGCGCTTTGAAGGCGAAGGAGGCCTGCACAAGCCCGACGCCGTCATGGCCGAGCAGATGGGCGATGGCGTGGCGCTTTATGAGAACCCGATCGCCGCCCTGCAATTCGATCATGAGCTGGACAAGGGCGAAAGCGTCACACACCGCTTCCTCTTCGGACCGGCCTTTGACGACACCGAGATCACACGCCTTAAAACCCGTTATCTGTCACAAGACGGCCTCGCCACAGCGCGTGCAGAATATGCCGTCTATATGGCGGCCGGCGCCAAGTCCATCAATATTGATTCAAGCGATCCGCAGCTGGATGCCTTCGTCAATACCTGGCTGCCGCGCCAGGTCTATTATCATGGCGACACCAACCGCCTGAGCACCGATCCGCAGACGCGCAATTTCCTGCAGGACGCCATGGGCAGCGCCTATGTCAGTCCGAAGACCGCGCGCAAAACGCTTTTGAAAGCCCTGTCGCAACAACATGCCAATGGCTCCATGCCTGACGGCATTACGCTCTATGACGGCGCCGAGCTGAAATACATCAATCAGGTGCCGCACACCGATCACAGTGTCTGGCTGGCCCTGTTCCTCGAAGCCTATCTCGATGAAACCAACGACTATGCCGTGCTCGATGAGTTGGTGACCGATAAGGAAACCCAGACGGCTAGAAGCGTGCGCGATCGTATTTCCGCCGCTAATCAATGGTTGATACAGGCGGTCGATCATCGTGGCCTGAACTTTATCGATCAGGGCGACTGGAACGATCCGATGAACATGGTCGGCTGGAAGGGCAAGGGGGTTTCCGGCTGGCTGACGCTTGCCACCGCCCACTCGCTTCGCCTGTGGTCGCAGATCCTGGAGCGTGACGGCCGTGATGGCTCTGCTTTCGCCAAGGCTTCGCAAGCCTTCAATGACGCCATGAACACCCACCTATGGGATGGTGACTGGTACGGGCGCGGCATCACCGATGACGATGTCAAGTTCGGCATCAAGACGGATGTCGAGGGCCGCATCTATCTCAACCCGCAGAGCTTTGCGCTGATGAGCGGCGCGGCCGATGCCGACAAGCAAAAGCGCATGGTGGCGGCGGTCGAAGACCAGATGGAAACGCCCTATGGCGTCGAGATGATCGCGCCGGCCTATACGCACATGCGTGAGGATGTCGGCCGTCTGACGCAGAAATTCCCCGGCGTGGCCGAAAACGGCTCGGTCTATAATCACGCCGCCGTCTTCTACATCTATTCATTGTATCAGGTGAACGAAACCGAAAAAGCCTTTGAATTATTGCGCAAAATGCTGACAGGACCGAACGATGAGGACTACCTGCGACGTGGCCAGATGCCGGTGTTCGTGCCCAACTATTATCGCGGCGCCCATCGCCAGCACCCGGAAGCCTCCGGCCGCTCGTCCCACCTGTTCAACACCGGAACGGCCTCGTGGCTCTACCGCAGCCTCATAGAAGGCCTGTTCGGTCTGAAAGGCTGCCGCGAAGGCCTGCGCATCGCGCCGCAACTGCCGGCGAGCTGGCCCTCCGCCCGCGTCACGCGCCACTTCCGCGGCGCGACGTTCGAGGTCGAGATCACCCGTGGCACACCGGCCCTGAACGTTGATGGTGAGATCGTGACGGGCAAGCTTATCCGCGACATTGTGGCCGGTAAAACCTATCAGGTCAGCGTCACGATTTAA
- the ykgO gene encoding type B 50S ribosomal protein L36 has protein sequence MKVRSSLKSLKGRHRDCKIVRRKGVVYVINKTDPRFKAKQG, from the coding sequence ATGAAAGTCCGCAGCTCGCTCAAGTCGCTCAAGGGTCGTCACCGCGATTGTAAGATCGTGCGTCGCAAGGGCGTCGTCTATGTCATCAACAAGACCGATCCGCGCTTCAAGGCGAAGCAAGGCTAA
- a CDS encoding endo-1,3-alpha-glucanase family glycosylhydrolase: MVKPSRRHLLTGFVATALWPRRALAQTRAQREVLVFYYGWYGTRVRSGADIHWLNPDPARERIEDAPNYPVGGPYDSLDPAIIDRQMAQMKAAGITGLIASWWRQNDRTDQQFPLLLKAAEAHGLKVCSYVEQAESAEKVADDVLYLHRQYGQHPALLKLDGKPVIMLFDRLMQVIGLNGWVKARRLIDQQVPNAISFVGTANTLKEISARKSAFDGLHIYSMQFETADHHWIPSLWRPAFYRDWVKAQAGAKVTTATILPGFDDRLQKDRTGRRPTVKREDGGPFRRQWKAAIAAKPDWILIVSFNEWHEASQIEPSTAFGMRELQTVKDMSAQFRH, translated from the coding sequence TTGGTTAAACCGTCTCGTCGTCACCTGCTGACCGGCTTTGTCGCCACGGCTCTTTGGCCAAGGCGCGCCCTGGCGCAAACCCGCGCCCAGCGCGAAGTGCTCGTCTTCTATTACGGCTGGTACGGCACCAGGGTGCGTTCCGGCGCAGATATTCATTGGCTCAACCCTGATCCTGCACGTGAACGCATCGAGGATGCGCCCAACTATCCGGTGGGTGGTCCTTACGACAGTCTCGATCCGGCGATAATCGACCGTCAGATGGCGCAGATGAAGGCCGCTGGCATCACCGGCCTGATCGCCTCCTGGTGGAGGCAGAATGATCGCACCGATCAGCAGTTTCCGCTGCTGCTCAAAGCCGCCGAGGCGCACGGCCTCAAGGTCTGCTCCTATGTCGAACAGGCGGAAAGCGCCGAAAAGGTCGCCGACGACGTGCTGTACCTGCACAGGCAGTATGGCCAGCACCCGGCTTTGCTGAAACTCGACGGCAAGCCCGTCATCATGCTCTTCGACCGGTTGATGCAGGTGATCGGGCTCAATGGCTGGGTGAAAGCGCGCCGCCTGATCGATCAACAGGTGCCTAACGCCATCAGCTTTGTCGGCACCGCCAATACACTAAAGGAAATCAGCGCGCGCAAGAGTGCCTTCGACGGCCTGCACATCTATTCGATGCAGTTCGAGACCGCCGACCACCACTGGATACCCTCCCTGTGGCGACCGGCGTTTTACAGGGATTGGGTGAAAGCGCAGGCCGGCGCCAAAGTGACCACCGCCACCATCCTGCCAGGTTTCGACGACCGCCTGCAAAAAGACCGCACCGGCCGGCGCCCCACCGTGAAGCGCGAGGACGGTGGACCGTTCCGTCGTCAGTGGAAGGCCGCCATTGCCGCCAAACCAGACTGGATTCTGATTGTGTCGTTCAACGAATGGCATGAGGCCAGCCAGATCGAGCCTTCCACCGCTTTTGGTATGCGTGAATTGCAGACTGTCAAAGACATGAGCGCGCAATTTAGACACTGA
- a CDS encoding MFS transporter, producing MTNATRTATQPGWLEKITYGFGDFGFNLYWTTISAFLLIFYTDSFGLSAAAAGTMLLTTKLVDACVDPIMGAVSDRTRTKWGRFRPWLVWGGVPLALSAVATFTTPDLAEGGKLIYAYLTFGLMMALYSVVNIPYGALSGVLTNNPQARTQINSFRFVGGFLGGTFVTFMTPKLVKWLTAQYGNGNEVIGWQLTLALYGVVACLIFFVLFLTAHERIEPVAEVQVSPLKDIGDLVKNGPWLIMFVLALVIMITISTRMGASAYYIKYYVGKPELVGSFLTVYGFALAAGSLVTPLLTRFIDKRRLLIILMVLVGVLSSLFFFIPKDQIGLMYTLQIAIGLCLGPKSPLTFSMYADCADYNEYKTGRRATAMTFAAATFSQKLGGALASFVIASVLAGLGYVANQAQSGASQTGIVLLISVVPGALALLAAVIMCFYNLNDSRLAQIQAALSERKSKL from the coding sequence ATGACAAACGCGACGCGCACGGCGACACAACCGGGCTGGCTGGAGAAAATCACCTATGGCTTCGGTGATTTCGGCTTCAACCTCTACTGGACAACCATCAGCGCGTTTCTGCTGATCTTCTATACCGATAGTTTCGGGCTGAGCGCCGCCGCGGCCGGCACCATGCTTTTGACCACCAAGTTGGTCGATGCCTGCGTCGATCCGATCATGGGCGCGGTCTCCGACCGGACGCGCACCAAATGGGGCCGGTTTCGCCCCTGGCTGGTATGGGGGGGCGTACCGCTGGCGCTATCGGCCGTCGCCACCTTCACGACGCCTGATCTGGCCGAGGGCGGTAAGCTGATCTACGCCTACCTGACCTTTGGGCTCATGATGGCCCTCTATTCCGTGGTCAATATTCCCTATGGCGCGTTGTCCGGCGTGCTGACCAACAATCCGCAGGCCAGAACCCAGATCAACAGTTTCCGTTTCGTCGGCGGCTTTCTTGGCGGCACCTTCGTCACCTTTATGACGCCCAAACTGGTCAAGTGGCTGACCGCACAATATGGCAACGGCAATGAGGTCATCGGCTGGCAACTGACCCTGGCGCTCTATGGCGTCGTCGCCTGCCTGATCTTTTTCGTTCTGTTCCTGACCGCGCACGAACGCATCGAGCCCGTCGCCGAGGTGCAGGTCAGCCCGCTTAAAGACATTGGCGATCTGGTGAAAAACGGCCCATGGCTGATCATGTTCGTGCTGGCGCTTGTCATCATGATCACGATCTCGACGCGCATGGGCGCCAGCGCCTACTACATCAAATACTATGTCGGTAAACCCGAACTGGTCGGCAGCTTCCTGACCGTCTATGGCTTCGCTCTGGCAGCCGGATCGCTGGTCACGCCCCTGCTCACGCGCTTTATCGACAAGCGCCGCCTGCTCATCATCCTGATGGTGCTGGTCGGCGTCCTGTCATCGCTGTTCTTCTTCATACCCAAAGACCAGATCGGCCTGATGTACACCCTGCAGATCGCCATCGGTCTGTGCCTGGGGCCCAAGTCGCCCCTCACTTTCTCGATGTATGCCGATTGCGCCGACTATAACGAATATAAGACCGGCCGCCGCGCCACCGCCATGACCTTCGCGGCCGCCACCTTCTCGCAGAAGCTTGGCGGAGCGCTGGCCTCCTTCGTCATCGCCAGCGTACTGGCAGGCCTCGGTTATGTCGCCAACCAGGCGCAGAGCGGTGCCTCGCAGACCGGTATCGTGCTGTTGATCAGCGTGGTGCCCGGCGCCCTTGCCCTTCTCGCTGCCGTCATCATGTGCTTCTACAATCTCAACGATTCCCGCCTGGCCCAGATTCAGGCGGCGCTTAGCGAACGAAAGTCCAAACTGTGA
- a CDS encoding lytic murein transglycosylase, with translation MRLRYASLFVVLTACTTAVSQPENVTQAPVPPAVSSAASSASEAVIPASPAAAPLPANATFDDWKQSFIAKATAKGFDPLFVAQVLSNVTPQASVTSSDSQQPEFSKPASSYMRASVSASRAQAARARLDANANVGEIVSAYGVPSELIGGIWTMESDLGRVQGNIDVVSALATLAYNGRRRDWAESELIACLTILRDSGISRDTLKGSWAGAMGQTQFLPDNYLRLGVDGDHDGKVDIWNSDSDALASSANLLAKAGWKPGQEWAVEIMLPVGFDYYLAETASKTPLEWAALGVKRADGGYWKPAETGEQAKILLPSGAKGPAFLALPNHYVIRKYNNSTSYALAVGLIADSIAGRPPLVTPWPVEPPLSLDQRLKTQAALKAAGFDPGTIDGVIGVGTRQAIRDWQRANQLTADGYLSFDLANQFVVSQGGTPALRSAT, from the coding sequence ATGCGGTTACGTTATGCCAGTCTGTTCGTTGTCCTGACCGCCTGCACCACGGCGGTGTCGCAGCCGGAAAACGTAACGCAGGCGCCCGTGCCGCCGGCAGTGTCTTCCGCAGCGTCTTCGGCCAGTGAGGCCGTAATTCCCGCCAGCCCGGCCGCGGCGCCCCTGCCGGCCAACGCCACATTCGATGACTGGAAGCAGAGCTTTATCGCCAAGGCGACCGCCAAAGGCTTCGATCCTTTGTTCGTGGCGCAGGTTCTGAGCAATGTGACTCCGCAGGCCAGTGTCACCTCATCCGATTCGCAGCAGCCGGAGTTTTCCAAACCCGCCAGTTCCTACATGCGCGCCTCGGTCTCGGCTTCGCGGGCGCAGGCGGCGCGCGCCAGGCTCGACGCCAACGCTAACGTCGGCGAAATCGTCAGCGCCTATGGCGTACCGTCGGAACTGATCGGCGGCATCTGGACCATGGAAAGCGATCTGGGCCGCGTGCAGGGCAATATAGATGTCGTGTCGGCCCTGGCAACGCTGGCCTATAATGGCCGCCGTCGTGACTGGGCCGAAAGCGAACTGATCGCCTGCCTGACCATCCTGCGTGATTCCGGCATCAGCCGCGATACTTTGAAAGGTTCGTGGGCCGGCGCGATGGGGCAGACGCAGTTCCTGCCCGACAATTACCTGCGCCTTGGCGTCGATGGCGATCATGACGGCAAGGTCGATATCTGGAATTCCGATTCCGACGCGCTGGCCTCATCGGCGAACCTGCTCGCCAAGGCGGGCTGGAAGCCGGGACAGGAGTGGGCCGTCGAGATCATGCTGCCGGTGGGCTTTGACTATTACCTCGCCGAAACCGCCAGCAAGACTCCGCTGGAATGGGCGGCGCTTGGCGTCAAGCGCGCCGATGGCGGTTACTGGAAACCTGCCGAGACCGGCGAACAGGCCAAGATCCTGCTGCCTTCGGGCGCGAAGGGGCCCGCCTTCCTCGCCTTGCCCAATCATTATGTCATCCGTAAATATAACAACTCGACCTCCTACGCTTTGGCGGTGGGGCTGATCGCCGATAGCATCGCCGGTCGTCCGCCGCTGGTGACACCATGGCCGGTTGAGCCGCCACTTAGCCTCGATCAACGCCTCAAGACGCAGGCAGCGCTGAAAGCGGCGGGCTTCGATCCGGGCACGATCGACGGCGTGATCGGTGTCGGCACCCGTCAGGCTATCCGTGACTGGCAGCGCGCCAATCAACTGACGGCGGATGGCTATCTGAGCTTCGATCTTGCCAACCAGTTCGTCGTGTCGCAAGGCGGCACGCCGGCGCTGCGGTCGGCGACATAG
- a CDS encoding DUF2312 domain-containing protein, which translates to MADDAPLSFSADDVISGAAQTRLRTIIERIERLEEDKAGIMGDIKEVYDEAKGEGFDVKILRKVVSLRKKDKVKRDEEETILDLYLTAIGER; encoded by the coding sequence ATGGCCGATGACGCCCCCCTCTCCTTTTCCGCCGACGACGTCATTTCCGGCGCCGCTCAAACCCGCCTGCGCACCATCATAGAGCGTATCGAGCGCCTTGAAGAAGACAAGGCCGGCATCATGGGCGACATCAAGGAAGTCTATGACGAAGCCAAGGGCGAGGGCTTCGACGTCAAGATCCTGCGCAAGGTCGTTTCCCTGCGCAAGAAGGACAAGGTCAAGCGCGATGAGGAAGAAACCATCCTCGATCTGTACCTGACCGCGATCGGCGAACGTTAA
- the motA gene encoding flagellar motor stator protein MotA yields MFQIIGIVCLFAMVFGSYIISGGNMAPILHALPHEMMAIGGAAVGATLISNSLTTLKGMGSGMGKVFGGPKWKASDYRDLLSLLFLLTKTMKSKGVIALESHIEKPHNSTIFNRFPKIVKDHFATDFICDTLRMMTMNLEDPHQVEDAMEKQLEKHHHEALHPAHAMAGLSDALPALGIVAAVLGVVKTMGSITEPPEILGEMIGGALVGTFLGILLSYGLVGPFAARMSGVIEEDAAFYKIIQAVLIAHLHGNAAQISVEIGRGNIPSTMQPSFLEMEEALNNIPAEAA; encoded by the coding sequence ATGTTTCAAATCATCGGTATTGTCTGTCTGTTCGCCATGGTGTTCGGCAGCTACATCATTTCCGGCGGCAATATGGCGCCTATCCTGCACGCCCTGCCGCACGAAATGATGGCCATTGGCGGCGCTGCCGTCGGCGCCACGCTTATCTCCAACAGCCTGACCACGCTCAAGGGCATGGGGAGTGGTATGGGCAAGGTGTTCGGCGGGCCGAAGTGGAAGGCCAGCGACTACCGCGACCTTCTGTCTCTTCTTTTCCTTCTGACCAAGACCATGAAGTCAAAAGGGGTCATCGCGCTCGAAAGCCACATTGAAAAGCCGCACAATTCGACGATTTTCAACCGTTTCCCCAAGATCGTGAAGGATCACTTCGCCACCGACTTCATCTGCGATACCCTGCGCATGATGACCATGAACCTCGAAGACCCGCACCAGGTCGAGGATGCCATGGAAAAACAACTGGAAAAGCACCACCATGAGGCCCTGCATCCGGCGCACGCCATGGCCGGCCTGTCCGACGCCTTGCCGGCGCTGGGTATCGTGGCCGCCGTTCTGGGCGTCGTGAAAACCATGGGGTCGATAACCGAGCCGCCGGAAATTCTGGGTGAAATGATTGGTGGCGCGCTTGTCGGTACCTTCCTGGGGATTTTGTTGTCCTATGGTCTGGTAGGGCCTTTCGCAGCGCGGATGAGCGGTGTCATCGAAGAAGACGCCGCCTTCTACAAGATTATTCAGGCCGTTCTTATCGCCCACCTCCATGGCAACGCGGCGCAGATCTCGGTCGAAATCGGCCGCGGCAATATTCCCTCGACCATGCAGCCGAGTTTCCTGGAGATGGAAGAGGCGCTCAATAACATTCCGGCCGAAGCGGCCTGA
- a CDS encoding FdhF/YdeP family oxidoreductase has protein sequence MSDKGIREYHAPAGGWGALRAVARTIRSQMDAVSGSKTLLRNNQPHGFDCPGCAWPDPKHTSAFEFCENGAKAVTWEATKKRATPEVFAQHSVRELLTWHDHDLENLGRLTHPMIYDPATDHYVEISWDEAFQRIATALNALPDPNMAEFYTSGRASNEAAFLYQLFVRAYGTNNFPDCSNMCHEATSVGLAQVIGLGKASVSLEDFDHADAIFSIGHNPGTNHPRMMTTLREASKRGAPIVVFNPLRERALERFAAPQSPVEMATLTSTPIASDYLQLKVGGDIAALKGVMKAVIALDDSEIAAGGDGVLDRAFLAEHTTGPETLINDLRDTLWPDIEAACGLTRAQLEHAGAIYAKAKSVIVCYGMGVTQHSNGTSAVQQISNLLLLRGNFGRPGAGICPLRGHSNVQGDRTVGIDEKAPAPLREGIKRVFGFDPPVAHGHDAVAAMEAMAEERSKIMICLGGNLAVAMPDPARSFAAVRSLDLAVHIATKPNRSHLLLAKDNLLLPCLGRTEMDIQASGPQSVTVEDTMSMVHASTGKLPPPSEHVRSEPAIVCAMARAVLGDRYNIPWEAYADNYDLIRDAIADVLPAFHDYNARIQVPGGFRLPIGPAERVWKTASGKAEFRVFAGLNVETVEHDPDVLTLTTLRSHDQYNTTIYGLDDRYRGVFGRRDVVFMNPDDLAARGLVTGDVVDLSSVGSDAVLKGYSVVSYNIPRGCAGAYYPEANVLIPLSRHDKTSGTPSYKSIPIKVTRATETA, from the coding sequence ATGTCGGACAAAGGCATTCGTGAATACCATGCGCCGGCCGGCGGCTGGGGCGCCCTTCGGGCCGTGGCGCGCACCATACGTAGCCAGATGGACGCCGTGTCCGGCTCCAAAACCCTGTTGCGTAACAATCAGCCGCATGGCTTTGACTGTCCGGGCTGCGCGTGGCCCGATCCCAAACATACATCGGCGTTTGAATTCTGCGAAAACGGCGCCAAGGCCGTCACCTGGGAAGCGACGAAAAAGCGCGCCACGCCGGAGGTCTTCGCTCAGCACAGCGTCAGAGAGTTACTGACCTGGCACGACCACGATCTTGAAAACCTCGGGCGCCTGACCCACCCGATGATCTATGATCCGGCCACCGACCATTATGTCGAAATCAGTTGGGACGAGGCTTTTCAACGCATTGCAACAGCCCTGAACGCCCTGCCTGATCCCAATATGGCGGAGTTCTATACCTCGGGTCGCGCCTCCAACGAAGCCGCCTTTCTCTATCAGTTGTTCGTGCGCGCCTATGGCACCAACAACTTCCCGGACTGCTCGAACATGTGTCACGAGGCCACCAGTGTCGGTCTGGCGCAGGTGATCGGTCTGGGCAAGGCGTCCGTGTCGCTGGAAGATTTCGACCATGCCGACGCGATCTTTTCCATCGGCCATAATCCCGGCACCAACCACCCCCGCATGATGACTACACTGCGCGAGGCGTCAAAACGCGGCGCGCCGATCGTTGTGTTCAATCCACTCAGGGAACGCGCGCTGGAACGGTTTGCCGCCCCGCAATCGCCGGTGGAGATGGCGACCCTGACCTCGACCCCGATTGCCAGCGACTACCTGCAGCTCAAGGTCGGCGGTGACATCGCCGCCCTCAAAGGCGTAATGAAAGCGGTCATCGCGCTCGATGACTCCGAAATCGCGGCCGGCGGCGACGGTGTGCTGGATCGGGCCTTTCTGGCCGAACATACCACCGGCCCCGAGACGCTTATCAACGATCTGCGCGATACACTCTGGCCCGATATAGAAGCCGCTTGCGGCCTGACTCGCGCCCAACTGGAACATGCCGGCGCGATCTATGCCAAGGCTAAATCTGTCATCGTCTGCTATGGCATGGGCGTAACCCAACACAGCAACGGCACATCGGCGGTTCAGCAAATCTCCAACCTCCTGCTCCTGCGGGGCAATTTCGGACGCCCAGGCGCCGGCATCTGTCCGTTGCGCGGCCATTCCAATGTACAGGGTGACCGCACGGTCGGCATCGATGAAAAAGCGCCAGCACCTTTGCGCGAAGGCATCAAGCGCGTTTTCGGCTTCGATCCGCCGGTGGCGCACGGCCATGATGCTGTAGCAGCCATGGAAGCCATGGCGGAGGAGCGATCGAAAATCATGATCTGCCTCGGCGGCAATCTGGCAGTGGCCATGCCTGATCCCGCGCGCAGTTTCGCCGCCGTGCGCAGCCTCGATCTGGCGGTTCACATCGCCACCAAACCCAACCGCTCGCATCTGTTGCTGGCGAAGGATAACCTGCTGCTGCCCTGCCTTGGCCGTACCGAGATGGATATACAGGCGTCAGGACCACAATCCGTCACGGTCGAGGACACCATGTCCATGGTGCACGCCTCGACCGGCAAGTTGCCGCCGCCCTCCGAGCACGTTCGCTCCGAACCGGCGATTGTCTGCGCCATGGCCAGGGCCGTGCTGGGTGACAGGTATAACATCCCCTGGGAAGCCTATGCCGATAATTATGATCTGATCCGCGACGCCATCGCCGATGTGCTGCCGGCTTTCCACGATTACAACGCCCGCATCCAGGTGCCGGGTGGCTTCCGCCTGCCGATAGGCCCGGCGGAGCGCGTATGGAAAACCGCTTCGGGCAAGGCGGAGTTCCGCGTTTTCGCCGGATTGAATGTCGAGACGGTCGAGCACGATCCGGACGTCCTGACCCTGACGACGCTTCGCAGCCACGATCAGTACAACACCACCATCTACGGCCTCGATGACCGTTACCGTGGCGTCTTCGGTCGCCGTGACGTCGTGTTCATGAACCCGGACGATCTGGCGGCGCGCGGGCTGGTCACGGGTGATGTTGTCGATCTGTCATCGGTCGGTTCGGACGCCGTACTCAAGGGCTATTCCGTCGTCAGCTACAACATTCCGCGCGGCTGCGCCGGCGCCTACTACCCCGAAGCCAATGTGCTGATCCCGCTGTCACGCCACGACAAGACGAGCGGGACGCCCTCTTACAAGTCAATACCGATCAAGGTGACACGCGCCACGGAAACCGCGTGA